The proteins below are encoded in one region of Brassica napus cultivar Da-Ae chromosome A6, Da-Ae, whole genome shotgun sequence:
- the LOC106349753 gene encoding G-type lectin S-receptor-like serine/threonine-protein kinase SRK → MSISLETDNWSCITWSGDLLDLRSYSDEGLDLYVRTAGKKKSKTGLIVGTCVCILVVLALLALFCYWRRKKTREIERERERERATTAASSIEIMMPRERENLIEADQLSAPMDFAMIVNATDNFSQEIGHGGFGYVYKGVLASGEEIAVKKLSQLSKQGLDEFRTEVRSISRLRHLNIVRLYGWSVYKEEKLLIYEYLVNGSLERHLFGGGELNWETRFHIIKGVAQGLAYIEEGGYDLILHRDLKPDNILLDRYMTPKISDFGLARMCARSEKEVFTQHTAGTHGYVSPESLLHGIFSSASDVFSFGVIVLEIVNGKRNRSFSSSIGYLLGYAWNKYNEGNWSEIIDEKIRQDCVESWQVLRCIEVGLLCSQYFARDRPKISLVVAQLQQETIEIQKPKRPAFYPIDHEGKSGIPSSSNFKGESSTSTSCTVNGYTFSEIDAR, encoded by the exons ATGAGCATAAGCCTAGAAACTGACAACTGGAGCTGTATAACATGGAGCGGAGACTTGCTTGACCTCCGCAGTTATTCCGATGAGGGTCTAGACCTTTATGTGCGAACGGCTG GGAAGAAGAAAAGCAAAACAGGATTGATCGTAGGTACTTGTGTTTGTATCTTGGTGGTTTTGGCTCTTTTAGCATTATTTTGCTACTGGAGGAGGAAAAAGACGAGAGAaatagaaagagaaagagaaagagaaagagccACCACCGCTGCATCATCAATTG AAATAATGATGCCAAGGGAAAGAGAAAACCTAATAGAGGCCGATCAACTATCTGCCCCGATGGATTTTGCCATGATAGTGAATGCCACAGACAACTTCTCTCAAGAGATCGGACATGGTGGGTTTGGGTATGTGTACAAG GGTGTGTTAGCCAGCGGGGAAGAAATCGCTGTCAAGAAACTTTCACAACTCTCGAAACAAGGGTTGGATGAGTTCCGTACCGAGGTGAGGTCTATTTCACGCCTTAGACACCTTAACATCGTCCGCCTGTATGGTTGGAGCGTTTACAAGGAAGAGAAGCTCTTGATATACGAGTATCTAGTGAACGGCAGCTTAGAGCGTCATCTTTTTG GTGGTGGTGAGCTAAATTGGGAAACGAGATTTCATATTATCAAGGGTGTAGCTCAAGGCCTAGCATATATCGAAGAAGGGGGATACGATCTGATTCTACaccgggacttgaaacctgaTAATATCTTACTTGATAGATATATGACACCGAAGATATCCGATTTCGGCTTGGCCCGAATGTGTGCAAGGAGCGAGAAGGAAGTTTTCACACAGCATACGGCTGGAACTCA TGGCTACGTATCGCCAGAATCCCTGTTACATGGCATATTCTCATCTGCGTCTGACGTCTTCAGCTTTGGCGTTATTGTTCTTGAAATTGTTAACGGGAAAAGGAACAGATCATTCTCCTCTTCCATTGGCTATCTTCTCGGCTAC GCGTGGAACAAATATAATGAAGGAAACTGGAGTGAAATCATCGATGAGAAGATCAGACAAGACTGTGTAGAGTCTTGGCAAGTGTTGAGATGCATTGAAGTGGGACTTCTGTGTTCTCAATATTTTGCAAGGGACAGACCGAAAATATCCCTGGTCGTGGCTCAACTCCAACAGGAAACTATTGAGATTCAAAAGCCAAAACGCCCTGCCTTTTACCCAATTGATCATGAAGGCAAAAGTGGTATTCCATCCTCTTCAAACTTTAAGGGAGAATCTTCAACATCTACTTCCTGTACGGTTAACGGCTACACGTTTTCAGAGATCGATGCTCGGTGA